In the genome of Raphanus sativus cultivar WK10039 chromosome 4, ASM80110v3, whole genome shotgun sequence, one region contains:
- the LOC108830535 gene encoding protein MARD1 produces MAADELPSPPTPNTYYSSPKFRFFCSRITPFDSILSPTSILEANPSFFSSKNPKLEPTLIPKPQRFHPPEAFGLADLVQNRGHSTKPVNKMVLFGSKLRVQIPSSDFGTKTGPTTQMRHPHGHGQLTSPCLKTKVSEIDQTEDYTCVISHGPNPTITHIFDNSVFVEEATPPPPPCSLPLPLETYKKTDTGFLSNCYTCKKILDPKHDIYIYRGEKGFCSSECRYQEMLLDQIET; encoded by the exons ATGGCTGCCGATGAACTTCCATCTCCTCCAACACCAAACACTTATTACTCATCTCCAAAATTTAGGTTTTTCTGTTCCAGGATCACTCCTTTTGACTCCATCCTCAGCCCTACTTCAATCCTCGAAGCCAACccttccttcttctcctccaaaAACCCTAAACTCGAGCCAACattaatccctaaaccccaaaggTTTCACCCTCCTGAAGCCTTTGGCCTCGCCGATCTTGTACAAAACAGAGGCCACTCGACCAAACCTGTCAACAAAATGGTCCTTTTCGGGTCAAAGCTCAGAGTCCAGATCCCTTCTTCCGATTTTGGAACTAAAACCGGTCCTACTACCCAGATGAGGCATCCTCATGGTCATGGACAGCTCACCAGCCCTTGTCTCAAAACAAAGGTAAGCGAGATTGATCAGACGGAAGACTACACTTGCGTCATATCTCACGGTCCAAACCCAACCATCACACATATCTTCGACAACTCTGTTTTCGTGGAGGAGgcgactcctcctcctcctccttgctCTCTTCCTTTGCCCTTGGAGACTTATAAGAAAACGGACACTGGTTTTCTAAGCAACTGCTACACCTGCAAAAAGATTCTTGACCCAAAACATGACATCTATATATACAG AGGAGAGAAAGGATTTTGCAGCAGTGAGTGCAGGTACCAGGAGATGCTTCTTGATCAAATTGAGACCTAG
- the LOC108830556 gene encoding probable inactive patatin-like protein 9, which translates to MEMDLSKVTLDIFTKLEQKWLSHCDTTRKTRILSIDGGGTTAIVAGASIIHLEDQIRFQTGDPHAQISDFFDIVAGTGIGGILAALLVADDGSGRPMFTAREAVKFMEEKNSKLFEVRQTGVFRRKQRYSGSSMERVLEAAFRREDGKVLTMKDTCKPLLVPCYDLKTSAPFVFSRAGASESPSFDFELWKVCRATSATPSMFKPVNVVSVDGKTSCSAVDGGLVMNNPSAAAVTHVLHNKRDFPSVNGVDDLLVLSIGNGSSSTPGRKLQRNGECSTSCVVDIVLDGVSDTVDQMLGNAFCWNRTDYVRIQVSGLTSGGDGIVGPRKTAEELLKERGVETAPFGGKRLLTETNGERIQSFVQRLVASSLPPSPCKESAVNPLADGR; encoded by the exons ATGGAGATGGATCTGAGCAAGGTTACTCTTGACATTTTCACCAAGCTTGAACAGAAATGGCTCTCCCACTGCGACACCACCAGGAAGACACGCATTCTTAGCATCGACGGTGGCGGAACCACTGCCATTGTCGCCGGAGCTTCTATCATTCACCTCGAAGATCAGATCCGCTTCCAGACCGGTGATCCTCACGCTCAGATCTCCGATTTCTTCGACATTGTTGCCGGAACCGGAATCGGAGGCATACTCGCCGCCCTGCTCGTAGCCGACGATGGCTCCGGGAGGCCGATGTTCACCGCCAGGGAAGCTGTTAAGTTTATGGAGGAGAAGAACTCGAAGCTCTTCGAGGTCAGGCAGACGGGAGTGTTCAGGAGGAAACAGAGATACTCGGGGAGCAGCATGGAGAGGGTGCTGGAGGCAGCGTTTCGGAGGGAGGACGGTAAGGTTCTGACGATGAAGGACACGTGTAAACCTCTCCTCGTTCCCTGCTACGACCTCAAAACCTCCGCGCCTTTCGTTTTCTCACGCGCCGGCGCATCCGAGTCGCCGAGCTTCGACTTCGAGCTTTGGAAAGTCTGCCGCGCCACGTCGGCGACTCCCAGCATGTTCAAGCCGGTCAACGTGGTGTCGGTGGACGGAAAGACGAGTTGCTCGGCCGTTGACGGCGGTTTGGTGATGAACAATCCGAGTGCAGCTGCGGTCACGCACGTGCTCCACAACAAACGAGATTTCCCGTCGGTTAACGGCGTCGATGACCTGCTCGTCTTGTCGATAGGAAACGGTTCGTCCTCAACTCCAGGAAGGAAACTTCAGCGTAATGGAGAGTGTTCCACGTCATGCGTCGTGGACATCGTGCTTGACGGAGTTTCCGATACCGTTGATCAGATGCTTGGGAACGCTTTCTGCTGGAACCGTACGGACTACGTTAGAATCCAG GTGAGCGGTTTGACTAGCGGCGGAGATGGAATTGTGGGGCCGAGGAAAACGGCGGAGGAGTTGTTGAAAGAGAGAGGTGTCGAAACGGCACCGTTCGGAGGGAAACGGTTACTAACGGAAACCAACGGAGAAAGAATCCAGAGTTTCGTGCAACGCCTTGTTGCTTCTAGCCTCCCTCCAAGTCCTTGCAAAGAATCTGCCGTTAATCCTCTCGCCGACGGCCGTTGA